In Phragmites australis chromosome 16, lpPhrAust1.1, whole genome shotgun sequence, one DNA window encodes the following:
- the LOC133895290 gene encoding uncharacterized protein LOC133895290, whose translation MAEEERRRFANLRSVRWRADLGILPASPEASVEDLRRAAADSRRRYVSLRRRLMVDPHLPKEEDRSSNLVVDNPLSQNPDSSWGRFFRGAELEKTVDQDLSRLYPEDGSYFQTPTCQAMLRRILLMWCLQHPECGYRQGMHELLAPLVYVLQVDIDKLSQVRKLHEDCFNDDFDGVPFPDTDMVFSYKPRKDSKWNSGADNENDSERVSKVNTLDELDLDTKEIILLSDAYGAEGELGIVLSERFMEHDAYSMFDGLMDGGSGVVRMAEFFSASKVGSSSSLPPVIEASSSLFHLLYIVEPSLHSHFIELDVEPQYFALRWLRVLFGREFCLNDLLVVWDEVFACSNDMLLRNDEEYSFKILCSSRGAFIAAMAVSMLLHLRSSLLATEINTSCLQRLLNFPNNVDVQKLIEKAKSLQFVAIDANTSSPCFLSKKDSCEYDKVRSNIATSTPPRTPLHPLSESYWEAQWRNLHKDGTAPKEIEKGHSLSRSLKKSLRQRLGLSRTESDPCPVKVVSVKSDPKNSVRRCLLNTLSDETIRSSEVAGKIQQDKLTIVSIHKESLVTSERPSQLKAAGEDLTVSSSCVSEVNPLEKSPVEPADESVTQMTETHAAEACSSGENSPVFYTASGGNELENSHDNDSERSSITSNSCAGHDDRDEILQDESSSCNCKDKTVLEAVASDKKSDPVGPSEKTVVSNERKPLISKLQWLLKLGRPSGEGNMEKRNAETSDDKHDVVPPCSSPSDVNSDNSRGSTNLASGDKKVMGTLKNIGQNMLENIQVIESAFQQDRGQPSPMGNFSNNILGGKGQVTAMAALTELRKISNLLREM comes from the exons atggcggaggaggagaggcggCGCTTCGCGAATCTGCGCAGCGTCCGGTGGCGGGCCGATCTCGGCATCCTGCCGGCGTCGCCGGAGGCGTCCGTCGAGGAtctccgccgcgccgccgccgattCGCGGAGGAG GTATGTTAGTTTGAGACGACGCCTTATGGTAGACCCTCATCTTCCTAAAGAGGAGGACAGATCATCGAACCTCGTTGTTGACAACCCGCTCTCTCAGAACCCAG ATAGCAGCTGGGGTCGTTTTTTCAGAGGGGCTGAGTTGGAGAAGACTGTTGACCAAGACTTGTCTCGATTATATCCAGAAGATGGTAGTTACTTTCAAACACCTACATGCCAGGCCATGCTGAGGAGAATACTATTAATGTGGTGCCTTCAGCACCCAGAGTGTGGATATCGCCAAG GAATGCATGAACTATTAGCTCCTCTTGTGTATGTTCTTCAAGTTGATATTGATAAACTTTCTCAAGTACggaaactccatgaagactgCTTTAATGATGATTTTGATGGAGTGCCTTTCCCTGATACCGATATGGTTTTTAGTTATAAACCTAGAAAGGATTCAAAGTGGAATTCGGGAGCTGACAATGAGAATGATTCTGAAAGAGTTTCTAAAGTTAACACTCTTGATGAACTTGACCTGGATACAAAAGAAATAATTTTACTTAGTGATGCATATGGAGCTGAGGGTGAACTAGGCATTGTATTGTCTGAAAGGTTCATGGAACATGATGCCTATTCGATGTTTGATGGTTTGATGGATGGAGGTAGCGGAGTGGTTCGCATGGCGGAGTTTTTCTCCGCATCCAAGGTTGGATCTAGTTCAAGTCTACCACCTGTTATTGAAGCCTCATCATCTTTATTTCATTTGCTTTACATTGTTGAGCCATCTCTTCATAGCCATTTCATTGAGCTGGATGTGGAACCTCAGTATTTTGCACTTCGTTGGCTGCGGGTCTTATTTGGACGAGAGTTCTGCCTCAACGATCTTTTAGTAGTATGGGATGAAGTCTTTGCTTGTTCCAATGATATGCTGCTTAGAAACGATGAAGAATACAGTTTTAAGATCTTGTGCTCATCTAGAGGGGCATTTATTGCAGCCATGGCTGTCTCTATGCTCCTTCACCTTAGATCATCTCTGTTGGCTACTGAAATTAACACGTCTTGTCTTCAGAGATTATTGAACTTTCCAAACAATGTTGATGTGCAGAAGCTAATTGAGAAAGCTAAATCTCTACAGTTTGTTGCCATTGATGCAAACACATCATCCCCATGTTTCCTATCAAAGAAAGATAGCTGTGAGTATGATAAGGTTCGCAGCAATATTGCTACTTCAACTCCTCCAAGAACTCCATTGCATCCATTATCGGAGAGTTACTGGGAAGCGCAGTGGAGAAATCTGCACAAAGATGGAACAGCTCCCAAGGAGATTGAAAAAGGCCACTCTCTCAGCAGATCACTAAAGAAATCTTTGCGCCAGAGGCTTGGTTTATCTAGGACAGAGTCAGATCCTTGTCCAGTGAAGGTAGTCAGTGTGAAGAGTGACCCCAAGAATTCAGTGAGGCGGTGCCTTCTGAACACTTTATCAGATGAAACGATACGGTCTAGTGAAGTTGCTGGGAAAATTCAGCAAGACAAATTGACTATTGTCTCAATTCACAAGGAGTCTCTTGTGACTTCTGAAAGGCCCTCACAGCTAAAGGCAGCTGGTGAAGATTTAACAGTAAGCTCATCATGTGTGTCAGAAGTCAATCCACTAGAAAAATCACCAGTTGAACCTGCTGATGAGAGTGTGACACAAATGACAGAAACACATGCAGCAGAAGCTTGTTCCAGTGGTGAGAACTCTCCAGTGTTCTATACAGCTAGTGGTGGTAATGAGCTTGAGAATAGCCATGACAACGATTCTGAGAGGAGTAGCATCACTTCAAATTCATGTGCTGGTCACGATGACAGGGATGAAATACTGCAAGACGAATCATCCAGCTGTAACTGCAAGGACAAAACTGTCTTAGAAGCAGTAGCATCTGATAAAAAATCAGATCCAGTTGGACCTTCTGAGAAAACTGTGGTTTCTAATGAAAGAAAACCATTAATTAGTAAACTGCAATGGCTCTTGAAGCTTGGAAGACCTTCAGGTGAAGGCAACATGGAGAAGCGTAATGCTGAGACATCGGATGATAAACATGATGTTGTTCCTCCCTGCTCTTCACCTTCTGATGTGAATTCAGATAACTCTCGTGGTAGCACAAATTTGGCTTCTGGTGATAAGAAGGTCATGGGCACACTCAAGAATATTGGACAAAACATGCTTGAAAATATCCAG GTGATCGAGTCAGCGTTTCAGCAAGATCGTGGCCAACCTAGCCCCATGGGAAACTTCTCAAACAACATTCTTGGAGGCAAAGGGCAGGTCACTGCAATGGCTGCTCTGACAGAGCTTCGCAAGATCAGCAATCTGCTCCGTGAGATGTAA